Within Deltaproteobacteria bacterium, the genomic segment CCTCGGGATCAGCACCCGGGCGTCGACGGCGAAGGGCAGCGACCAGAACTCCCGCTCGCCGACCAGGTGGTGGAGCGGCACGCGCGCCGCCCGGCGGGCGACCAGCCGCTCGAAGCGAGCCGCGACCTCCTGGAGCAGCGGCTCGCGGGCCCGGGCAATCACGTCCGTACGGCTCGTCCCGAGCGCGTGCGCGAGGAGCACCTCCGCGTCGGGCCGCGGCTCGGGCACCCCGGCCGTCCCGAGCTGCTCGATGGCGGCCGCGAGCGCCGCTCCGGCGCTCGTCATCCGGCGGCCTCGAGCGCCTCGGCCTGCTGGCGTGTGGTGAGGGCGTCGATGATGGCGTCGAGCTCACCGTCGAGCACGCGCTCGAGCGTGTGCAGCGTCAGGCTCGCGCGGTGGTCGGTCACGCGGCTCTGCGGGAAGTTGTAGGTGCGGATCTTCTCGGAGCGGTCGCCCGAGCCGACCATGGCGCGACGGCTGGCGGCAATCTCCGACTGCTGCTCGTGCCGCGCGCGCTCGAGCAGGCGGGCGCGGAGGATCTTGAGCGCCTTCGCCTTGTTCTTGTGCTGCGACTTCTCGTCCTGGCAGGTGACGACGAGCCCGGTCGGCAGGTGGGTCACGCGCACCGCCGAGTCGGTCGTGTTGACGCTCTGGCCGCCCGGCCCCGAGGAGCGGAACACGTCGATGCGGAGCTCCTTGTCGGCGAGGTCCACCTCGACGTCCTCCGCCTCGGGCAGCACCGCCACGGTCACCGCCGAGGTGTGGATGCGGCCCTGCGTCTCCGTCACCGGGACGCGCTGCACGCGGTGCACGCCGCCCTCGAACTTGAGCCGGCTGTAGGCGCCCTTGCCTTGCACGAGGGCGATGACCTCCTTGAACCCGCCGAGACCCGTCGGGCTCGAGGAGAGCACCTCCACCCGCCAGCCCTGCCGCTCGGCGTAGCGGCTGTACATGCGAAACAGCTCGGCGGCGAAGAGACTCGCCTCCTCGCCGCCCGTGCCGGCGCGGATCTCGAGCACCACGTTGCGCTCGTCGTTCGGGTCGCGGGGCACGAGGAGCCGCTTGAGCGTCGCGTCGAGCTCCCCGAGACGCTCCTCCAGCCCCGGCAGCTCGCCACGCGCCAGCTCGCGCAGCTCCTCGTCCTTCCCGTGCGCCAGCTCGCGGTGCTCGGCCACCTCGCGGGCGACGCGCTGCCGCTCACGCCAGCAGCCGACGGTCTCCTCGAGCTGCGCGCGCTCGCGGGCGAGCTTGGCGAACTCCCGGCGGTTGGCGATCACCCGGGGGTCCGACACGAGGCGCTCGAGCTCTTCGTATCGACGCTCGATGTCCGCCAGGCGCTCGAACATCGCGCTCAGGTCCCGGCGCCTGCCCGGCCGGAGGGCACGGGACTACGCGGGCTGCGAGCCGGGAGTGCCCTTGATGCCGTACTTGCGCTGGAAGCGCTCGACCCGGCCGGCGGTATCGACGAGCTTCTGCTTGCCCGTGAAGAACGGATGGCACGCCGAGCAGATCTCGACGTGGATCTGGGGCACGGTGGAACGGGTCTCGATGACATTGCCGCAGGCACAGACGATCTTGGCCTTGTCGTACCGCGGATGAATGCCTTCCTTCATGGGGAGGCCAGCACCATAGCAGCGGGGTCCGATGCGCGCAACGCGCGGCCGTCGCACGCCCGTGGGGGCAACTCACCCCTCCCCGATCCAGCGGTCGAACCAGGCGTCGAGCATCTCGACCACCGCCGCCCGCTCGGCCGGCGGCTCGTTCAGCAGCTCGTGGTAGTAGCCGCGCAGCATGACCAGCTCGTGCACGCAGGTGAGATGAGCGGCGACCTCGGCGGCCGCCGTGGGGTCGACGATCCGGTCGGCGTCGCCCTGGAGGATCAGGAGCGGCGGGCTGAGCCGCGCCGCCTCCGCGCGCACGACCGCCTGCGCGGCGAGCACGGCGCGGTAGAAGCCGGCGCTCGCCCGCCGGTGCACGAGGGGATCGGCGACGTACGCCGCGCCCACCGCCGGGTCGCGCGACAGGAGCCGTTCGTCGAGGTTCGAGCGCAACCCGACGCCGGGCGCCACCCGCCCGAGCGACAGGGCGATCATCTGCAACGAGCGCGGCGCGGCGTCCGGCACGCGGAAGGCGGGCGCTGAAAGCGCCCCGGCGCGCATCGTTTCCGGGTGGCGTAACAGATACAGGAACGCGATGAGGCCGCCCATGCTGTGGCCGAAGAGGAGGCGCGGCACGCCCGGCCACCAGCCCTCTGCGAGGTCCGCGAGCGTGCGGAGATCGGCCACGAACTCGGCGAACGTCCGGCAGTGCCCGCGGGGCCCGCCCGACCGTCCGTGCCCACGATGATCGACCGCTGCCGCCGCGAACCCGCGTCCGGTGAGATGTGCGACGAACTCGCGGTAGCGCCCGAGGTGCTCCGCGTACCCGTGCGCGATCAGGACGACGCCGCGCGGGGGGCGGGGCGCGGGAGCGGACCGCTGATAATAGATCTGGACCCCGCCGGCACCGGCGAAGGTCCCGTCCATCCCGCCGGTCACGCGGGCGCCGGCTGGCTCCGCACGCGCGCCACCGCGTCCCGCCAGCCCTGGTAGAGCGCGTCGCGCGCGTCGGGCGCCATGCGCGGCCGGAAGCGTCGGTCGATCCGCCGGGCGCGGGAAAGGTCCGCCTGCGAGCGCCAGAAGCCCGTCGCCAGGCCGGCGAGAAAGGCGGCGCCCATGGCCGTCGTCTCGACCACGCGCGGCCGGTCGACCGGCACGCCCAGCACGTCGGCCTGGAACTGCATGAGGAAGTCGTTGGCCGCCGCCCCGCCGTCCACCCGGAGCGCCCGCAGCGACTCGCCGGCATCGGCCGCCATGGCGTCGGCGACGTCGCGCGTCTGGTAGGCGAGCGCCTCGAGCGCCGCGCGCACGACGTGGGCGCGCGTCACGCCGCGCGTGAGGCCGAGGAGCGCGCCCCGCGCGCCGGCGTCCCAGTGCGGGGCGCCGAGGCCGACGAAGGCCGGGACGAGGTAGACGCCGAGGGTCGAGTCGACGCTCTTCGCGAGCCGCTCCGACTCCGCGGCGCGCTTCACGAGCCCGAGGCCGTCGCGCAGCCACTGGATGGCCGCGCCGGCGATGAAGACCGAGCCCTCGAGCGCGTAGGCCGGGGCGCCGGCGGCGTCGCAGGCGACGGTGGTGAGCAGCCCGTGCTCCGAGGCGACCGGCCGGGCACCCGTGTTCAGGAGGAGAAAGCAGCCCGTCCCGTAGGTGTTCTTCGCCATCCCCGGCTCGACGCAACCCTGGCCGAAGAGCGCCGCCTGCTGGTCGCCCGCGATGCCGGCGATCGGGATCGGCGCGCCGAGGACGTCGGCCGTCGTGGTGCCGAACTCGCCGCTCGACGGCCGCACGACGGGCAGCACGGCCGTCGGCACGTCGAGGAGCGTGCACATCTCCCCGTCCCACGCACGCGCGTGGATGTCGTAGAGGAGCGTGCGCGAGGCGTTGGTCGGGTCGGTGGCGTGCACTGCCCCGCCCGAGAGCTTCCACACCAGCCAGGAGTCGATCGTGCCGAAGCAGAGCTCGCCCTCGGCCGCGCGCTCGGCCGCCCGTGCGACGTTCTCCAGCAGCCAGCGCAGCTTGGTGCCGGAGAAGTAGGGGTCGAGGACGAGGCCCGTCTTCTGGCGCACGCGGGCCTCGAGGCCGCGCGCTCTCAGCTCCTCGCAGAGCGGCGCCGTGCGGCGGTCCTGCCAGACGATTGCCCGATGCACGGGGCGGCCCGTGCGGCGGCTCCAGAGGACCGTCGTCTCGCGCTGGTTCGTGATGCCGAGCGCCCGGACGTCGCGGCCGCGCGCGCCCGCCCGCCGGCACGCCTGGCGCAGCACGCGAAGCGTCACCTGCCAGATCTCCTCCGCATCGTGCTCCACCCACCCGGGCCGCGGATAGTGCTGCGTGAACTCGGAATAGGCGCGGCCGACCACGCGCCCCAGGCGGTCGAAGACGAGCACGGTCGACCCCGTCGTGCCCTGATCGACCGCGACGACGTAGGGCATCCCTAGCCGAGGAAGATCGCGCGGCGGCGGCGCACACCCTCGCTCACCAGCGCCTGCAGGCGCTCGCGCACCTGGTCGCGGACGCGCAGCACGGTCCGCGGATCGCGCGCCGCTTCGGGCGGGTGCTGCGCGGCGACGTCGAGGGGCTCGCCCACGTGGAGCGTCCACTTGGTCGGCAGCGGCAGGAGGCCGGCGGGCCCGAGCCAGGGGAAGGTCGGCGTGATGGGGAGGGTCGGGAGGCCGAGCCAGCGCCCGACGGTGTCCAGGCGCCAGAGCACGGGCTGGCTCTCCTCCGTGCCGACGACCGCCACGGGGATGATCGCCGCGCCGGTCTCGAGCGCGACGCGCGCGAAGGCGGCGCGCCCAAAGCCCGCGAGACGGTACCAGCGACGCCGGCTCTTGGCGCATGCCTCGCGTCCCTCGGGCTGGACGATCACGGCCTCGTCGCGCTCGAGCAGGCGCCGCATCACGCCCGGCGTGGCGCGGAGCGCGCCGAGGGCGCTCCCGAGACGCAGCCGGACCACCCAGTCGTCGACCAGCGGCCACGCCATGCGGCCGGCCGGATGGTCGATGGCGAGCGCCACCGCGACCATGAGCGCCTCGTAGGGGAGCAGGATCCCGGCGCGATTGACCACTAGCAGCACCCGGCCGCGTGCCGGTACGCGCTCGAGCCCCACCGTGTCGACCCGCCACCACAGCCGGTAGAACGTGCGCAGCAGCGTGGCGCCGACCAGGTCGGCGCCGAGGCCGCGGCGCAGGCTCGCATACGCCGCGAGCAGCTCGTCGAGCGCGGCCTCGAGGGCCTGGCGGCCGGCTCGCCCCGGAGTCGCGTGCCCGGCGAGCGCCGCATCGATCTCGCGCTCGAGCGCGCCGAGCCGGTCGCCCAACAGCCGCCCGGCGGGCGCCGCCGGCGCGTGACGCACGCGCCGTTCGCGCACGACACGCAGGTGCCGCATCGCGGACTCGGACAGAGGGCTCGCCGGCTCGCGGCGATCGCGCTCGTCCGGTCGATCGGCGTCGGACACGTGGGAAAGCTAGGAGACGCCCAGGCGCGTGTCAAATTGGACGGCGTGCAAATTGACACTTCGCGCGCGCCGCAGCTATGACCGTGACGTGCCGGCCCGCCTGCCGCTCGCCGCCCAGCGACTGGTGATCGTCACGGGCAAGGGTGGCGTCGGCAAGAGTGCCGTGACCGCCGCTCTCGCGCGCGCCGCCGCCGGTGCAGGGCGGCGGGTGCTCGCGGTGGAGGTGGCGCGCGGCGGCCTCGGTCCGCTGCTCGGCGGGCGCCCGCTCGGGTCGGCCCCCGTGCTCGTCGCCCCCAGGCTCCGGGCGACGGCGCTCGAGCCCGAGGAGGCGCTCGGCGACTTCGTGCACGGCATCCTGCGCTTCCGCGTGCTGGCCCGCCGCCTGCTCGAGAGCACGTCGTTCCAGGTCCTCGCCGCGGCGGCGCCGGGGCTGCCGGAACTCCTGGTGCTGCACCGGCTGCTCGGCTGGGTGGAGGAGCGCCGGCTCGGCCGGCGCGCCTACGATCTCGTGCTCGTCGACGCGCCCGCGTCGGGCCACTCGCTGCCGCTCCTCGCCGCGCCACGTACCCTCGGGACGCTCGCGCGCTTCGGCCCGGTCGCCCAGGTGCTCACGAAGATCCGTGCGCTCCTCACCGATCGCTCCCAAACGCTCGTCTGTCTTGTGACCACCCCCGACGAGCTCGCCGTGCGCGAGACGATCGAGCTGCACCGCGAGCTTGCCGGACCGCTCGGACTGCCGGTCGCGCCGCCGATCGTGAACGCGCTCCCGCCGCGCCGCTTCGGTGCCGGCGACGAAGCAGCGCTCGCACGCCTGGAGGCCGCCGACGGCGAGCACCCCTATCTCGCCGCCGCCCGCTACCAGCTCGAGCGGCGGCGCCGCGCGCTCCGCCAGGTCACCGCGCTTCGCCGGGCGCTTCACACCTCCGCCGTGTCGCTGCCCTTCCTGTTCGCCGGGCCGGAGGCGCCAGGAGGTATGGCGCGCCTGGCTGCCGATCTCGCGGCGGCCGCGGGCCTGGCGGCGTGAGCCGACGATGACGCTCGACGGGATGCTCGCGGGGCGGCGCATCGTCTTCTGCGTCGGCAGCGGCGGCGTCGGCAAGACGACCACCGCGGCGGAGCTCGCCGTCGAGACGGCGCGGCGCGGACGGAAGACCGCCGTGCTGACGGTCGATCCCGCACCGCGCCTGAAGGACGCCCTCGGCCTCGACGCGCTCGATGCGCGCCCGCGGCGGGTCCCGCTCGGCGCGGGCGTCCATCTCGACGCCGTCCTCCTCGACGTCCGGCGCACCTTCGACGAGGTCGTCCGCGGGCTGGCGGCGACGCCCGAGCAGGCGAGCGCGGTGCTCGAGAACCGGCTCTACCAGAACCTGTCGGGCACGCTCGCGGGCACCGCCGAGTACACGGCGGTGGAGACCGTCTTCCGCCTGGCCGACGAGGGGGGCTACGACCTCCTGGTCGTCGACACGCCGCCCGCGCGCCACGTGGTCGACTTCCTCGACGCGCCGCGCCGGCTGCTCGCGCTCCTCGACTCGCGCGCCTTCGCGATCCTGAAGGACCCGAGCGTCATCCTGCCGGCGGCGGGCTCGCGGCTCGCGCATCTCGTGCTGAGCGCGGTGCTGCGCGGCCTCGAGCGCTTCACGGGTCTCCAGCTGGTCCGCGAGGTGGGGGACTTCGTGCGCGCCATCGAGGCGTTGACGGACGCGCTGCGCGCACGGGTCTCCGCCGCAGACGCGCTGCTGCGCGCCGAGGGCACGGCGCTCGTCCTCGTGACTGCGCCGGAGCCCCGGCTGGTGGACGAGAACGCCCGGCTCGCCCACGCGCTCGCCGGGCTCGGCCTGCCGATCGGCGGCATCATCGTGAACCGCATGCTGCCGCGCGCGCTGTTCGCGCCCGGCGCGCCACCGCCGCCCGATGGCCTCCCCCCCGCGCTCGTCGCGCGCCTGCGGCGCGCGCACGCCGAGCTCGCCACCCTCGCCGCGCGCCAGGAGGCCGTCCTCCAGCCGCTCGTCGACGGCGCCGGCGCGCCCGTGCTGGCCGAGGTCCCACTGCTGCCGGGCGACCTCGGCTCGCTCGCCGACCTGGGCGTGATCGCGCGGCACCTCTTCCCCGCCCCGGCCGCCGCCCCACCCTCGGCCGGCCGGCTTGGCCGCTGATGCCGGCTACTCCTGCGCCTCATGCCGCGTCGCGCCGGCGGGCTTGCGGCTCGTCCGCCGCCGCGGCTTGGTCGCCAGGAGGCGGTCCACCTTGAGGTTCAGGTTGACCAGGCTCCCCTGGATGGCCTCGAGCCTGGTGGCGATGCGGGCCAGGTCGGCACGGGAAGGGAGGTTCAGCAGGCCGAGCACGGTCTGGACGTTCCGGTCGACGCGTCCCTTGGCCTCGAGCGCCGCCTGCACGGCGCGCCCGAACGCCTCCGTGAAGCGCGGACTCGCGAACAGGGTCGCGGCGAGCGTCCCGAGCGCTTCCCCACCGAGGCTGCACAGTCGCCTGACGATCACCCTCTCTCCAGGACGCGTAGCGCCCGTATCCGCTGCACGCGAAGCGGCCGTGTCGGCGGGACGTGAAGCGTTGAAGTATAGAGACGCGTTCTCGAAAATCAAAGACTGGCGGCGAGGAAGCATATGACCGCCGCCGTCTTCCTCTCCTACTGGACCGGCCTGCGCTTCGTCGCGCCGGACCTCGACCCCGCCGCGCTCGTCGGGACGGCGCTTGCGCTGCACGTGTGCGACGCGATCATGTGCCGGCTCTTCGCGCACAACAACGGCTACCCGAAGACCCTGTGGACCGGGCTCGGCCTGGTCGCGGGGCTCTGGGCGGTCGCCGTCCTGATCCTGCTGCCGCGCCGCGGCGGGGCCCCTCCCCCGCCCGGGCGCCTGCCGTGAGAGTCTGTGCCGCTCAGCGGCCGGGGGAGCGCACGCCGCGGTCCTCGGCGATCACCGAGGCGACGGCGCTCGCCTCGCCGTGGCTGAGCGCGACGAGCCAGCGACGGATGCCCCGGCGGCGGGCGATGGCTGCGGCACGGCCGTGCAGGACGAGCGCCGGCGGGCCGGTCGGCGGCCGTACCACCTCGACGTCGAGCCATCGAACGCCGTCCGTCAAGCCTGTCCCGAGCGCCTTCATGGCCGCCTCCTTGGCGGCGAAGCGCGCCGCGTAGCTCGCGAAGCGACCCCGTCGCCGCTGCTCGCAGTACGCCTGCTCGGCCGGCGTGAAGATGCGGGCCTTGAAGCGCTCGCCGGTCGGCCGCTCCAGCGCCCGACGGATGCGCGCGATGTCGCAGACGTCGACACCGACCCCGACGACCACGGCTCCCTCAGCACGCGCCGCAGGTGTGGCAAGTCGCGGTGTCGCAGGGCGGCGTCTCGATCTCGGCGAGAGCCTTTCGCCGCTCGGCGGCGAGGTAACGCTTGTCCACCGAGTGATCGATGAAGTCCCACGGCAGCACGGCGTCGAGCGGATACGACCGGTGGACGAAGCGATCGGGGTCGACGGTCTCGCTCCCGCCGCCGCGGAGCCGCCTGAGCGTCGGCCACCAGGCGTCGGGCTCGGCCGCCAGACGCTCGAGGATCGCCGCCGTGCGCCGGTCGCCGCGCGAGAGCAGGGTCTGGAGATACGCCTCGCGCGGGCTCTCGACCTCGACCTGCACGCCCGGCATGGCGGCGAGCGCCCGGCCGAGTGCGGCGAGCTTCGCCCGGAGCGAGGGAATGGCCTCCATCGACTCCCACTGGAAGGGCGTCCACGGCTTCGGGACGAAGGGGTTGATCGAGACGAGGATGCGGCCGACCCGCGGCCGCCCGCCGGCCGCGAGACGCGCCCGCACCTTGGCGGTCAGGTCGACGATGCCGGCCACGTCCGCGGCGGTCTCCGTCGGCAGGCCGACCATGAAGTAGAGCTTCAGGCTCTCGACCCCGCTGCCGACCAGCCACTCGGCCGCGCGCAGGATCTCGGACTCGGTCAGGTTCTTGTTGACCACGCGCCGCATCCGCTCCGAGCCGGCCTCGGGCGCGACCGTGACCGAGCGGTTCCCGTTCCGGCCGAGCGCTGCGGCCAACGCCGGGGTGATCATGTCCGCCTTGAGCGAGGACGGCGACGCGCGGCCGCCCGCCTCGGCGACCTGCTGGCAGAGCGCCGCTACGCCGGGCAGGCTCGCCATCTCGGCGCCCACCAGGCCGATCGTCCTGCGCTCCTGAAGGCCGCGGGCAACGCTCGCGCGGAGCGTCCCGAGGCTCCGGTAGCGGACCGGCCGGTACATGAACCCGGCCGCACAGAACCGACAACCCCACTCGCAGCCGCGGCTCGTCTCGACCAGGTACATGTCTCCGAACACGGCCTCGGGGGCCAGCACCTCGGAGTTGGTCGCGAAGCGATCGAGGTCGGCGACGAAGCGCCGGCGGACGCGCCCGTCCCCGGCACCGTGGTAGCTGACCGCGACCAGGTCGCCCTGCTCGTCGTACACCGGCGCATGGCGGTCCGGCCGGTACACCCCCGCCACGGCCTCCGTCCGCTCGAGGATCGCCTCGCGGCCGAGGGGACCCGCAAGGGCGCGGTCGAGGAACTCGCCCAGCATCTCCTCCGCCTCGCCGATCAGGAAGAGATCGACGAACTCGGCCAGCGGCTCGGGATTGAGAAACGTCGCCGGCCCCCCTGCGATGACCAGCGGCGTGCGCGGGCCGCGCTCCCGACTCCGGAGCGGAATACCGGCCAGACGGAGACAGTGGAGGACGTTCAGGTAATCGCTCTCGAACGAGATCGAGAACGCCACCACGTCGAAGTCGCCGACGGAGCGGTCCTGCTCGAAGGACCGCAGCGTACGCGGCCACGCGGCGCGCTCGCCGTCGGCCAGGAAGGCCCGGTCACAGGCGACGCGCGCATCCTCGGACAGGAGCCGGAGCACGGCCTGGAAGCCGAGGTTCGCCATCCCGACCGGATACGTGTTCGGGTAGACCAGACACACCGACAGCGGACCGCTCGGGCCCGGAGCGAAGAGCCTGCGCTCCGCGGCCAGGCGGGCGAGACGGCGGTCGTCCAGTCGAGGCATCGTCAGGGGTCGATACTGCATACTCTCGGCCCCCGTCCGCCTCAAGCCAACACCCCGCTGCCGCGCCGCTCGCCGGGGCGAGCCCACGGCGAGCACCGAAAGTGACCGGTGCGCCGGCAGCGCGCCGGGACGGGAAGGGAGACCGCCGTCTGCCGGCCGAAGTCGAGTCTGCCGGCGCCCGAGGAGCGGCCCTGCGCAAGCGCCCGGGCGGCTTGCCGCCGTAATGGGGATGTAATACCGTTGGCCCATGGCGATCGTCACCGCGTCCCGTCTGACGAGCAAGTACCAGGCGACGATCCCCGTCGAGGTGCGGCGGGTGCTGCGCCTCAAGCAGGGCGATGCCGTCCAGTTCGAGATCGACGGCGAGCGCGTGACGCTGCGGCGTCAGACCGCGTCGGATCGTACCTACCTGCGCGGGGTGGAGGCCAACCTCTCGGAGTGGAACTCGCCGTACGACGACGAGGCGTATGGCGACCTATGAGCCGTGGAGTGTGGTGGTCGTGCCCTTCCCGTTCGTGGACCGGCGACAGACAAAGCGCCGCCCTGCCGTGGTGCTCTCGCCGGAGCGGTTTCAGGCCGAGCACCAGTGCTCCGTGCTCGCCATGATCACGGACGCCCGCAACCCTCGCTGGCCGTCGGACGTGCCGATCCGCGATCTCACCGCCGCGGGGCTTCCCCTCGCCTCGGTGTTTCGCTGCAAGGTGTTCACGCTCGACAGTCGCCTGATCCTGTCCCGCATCGGCACCCTCTCGAGCACCGACCGGAAGGCAGCCGGCCGAGCGTTGCGCGCGGCGATCGTCCGGTAAGCAAGGTCCTCTCCCGCGCCGCCGCCCCGGGGCGCGCCGCCTACTCGGCGCCGCGACGCAGGAAGGTCGGGATCTCGAACTCGTCGCCCTCCTCGGGCGCCGGCGGCGACGGCGCGGCCGCTTGCCGGCCCTCGGACACCGGCGCGTCCTTCCGGCGACGCTGCCAGGTGGGCACGTCGAGCTCGTCGTCGGCGACCAGACCGTGGCGGCGGACGGGCCGCCCGCCCGCCTGCACGCCGCGCAGCTCCGACCCGTGACGTCCCATGCCCTTCTCGACGCGCTCGCCGAAGCCGGTGGCGATCACCGTGATGCGCATCTCGTCGCCCATCGACTCGTCGATGACCGCGCCGAAGATGATGTTGGCGTCGTCGTCCGCCTCCTCCTGGATGAGGGTGGCCGCCTCGTTCACCTCGTGCAGCGTGAGATCGGGGCCGCCCGTGATGTTGATGAGGACGCCCCGCGCCCCCTGGATCGACACGTCCTCGAGGAGCGGGCTCGAGATCGCCTTCTGGGCCGCCTCGACGGCGCGGTTCTCGCCCTGGGCGATCGCCGCCCCCATCATCGCCATGCCCATCTCCGACATGATCGTGCGCACGTCGGCGAAGTCGAGGTTGATGAGCCCGTGGACGGTGATCAGGTCCGAGATGCCCCGCACGGCCTGGAGGAGCACGTCGTCGGCCTTCTTGAAGGTCTCCAGGATCGAGGAGTTGCGGCCGGCGACCGACAGGAGGCGCTGGTTGGGGATGGCGATCAGCGTGTCGACGTTCGCCTTGAGCTCCCGCATGCCGTCCTCGGCCTGCTTCATGCGGCGCTTGCCCTCGAACGTGAACGGCTTGGTCACCACGCCGACGGTGAGCGAGCCGATCTCCTTGGCCACCCGGGCGATCACCGGCGCGGCGCCCGTGCCCGTCCCCCCACCCATGCCCGCCGTGATGAAGATCATGTCGGCGCCGCCGAGGTGCCCGCGGAGCCGTTCGACGTCCTCCTCCGCGGCATGCTTGCCGACCGCGGGGTTGCCGCCGGCGCCGAGGCCGCGGGTCAGCTGCTCGCCGAGCTGCACCTTCACCGGGGACAGGTTGGCGCGCAGCGCCTGCGCGTCGGTGTTGGCGGCGATGAAGTCGACGCCGGGCAGCCCGGCCGCGATCATCGTGTTCACCGCGTTGCCACCGCCCCCGCCGACGCCCACCACCTTGATCCGCGCCCCCTCGCCGGCATCGACGAACTCGATCATCGCCGCCCCTCCTCTTCGACCACCCCGCTCGGTGCCCGATGTTCCGGACGTCCGGCGGTTCAGCCGCGCGCGTGGCGTTAGAAGAACTCGCGCAGCCACTCGACCATCCGCTGCCGCACCACCCCGATCTGCCCGCGCACGCCGTCACCGCCGCGTGCCGCCGCCGGACCCTGTTGCCTCAGTCCGTGCAGCACGAGACCTACTGCGGTCGAATACATGGGACTCGCTACCGCGTCAACCAACCCGGTCAGATGAAGGGGCACGCCGAGACGCACCGGGAGGTGGAAGACCCGCTCCGCGAGCTCGGTGAGACCGGCGAGCGCCGCGCCGCCGCCGGTGAGCACGAGGCCCGAGGTGAGCAGCCCGTCGCAGCCCGCGCGCTCGATCTCGTGCTTGACGAGCAGGAGCATCTCCTCGGCGCGCGGCTCGATGACGTCGGCGAGCGCGCGGCGCGAGAGCAGATGCGGCTCGCGGCCGCCGACCCCCGCCACCTCGATCGTCTGCTCCACCGGCGCCGTCTGCACCAGCGCCGAGCCGTGGCGCTGCTTCAGACGCTCGGCCTCGCCGAACGGGGTGCGCAGCGCCGCGGCGAGGTCGTTGGTCACGTGGCCGCCGCCCACGGGCAGGACGGCCGTGTGGCGGATGGCGCCGGCGTGAACGACGCTCACCGACGTCGTGCCAGCACCCAGGTCGACGAGGGCCACGCCGAGCTCGCGCTCCTCGGGCGTCAGCACCGCCTCCGCCGCCGCCAGCGGTCCGCCGAGCACGTCGCGCACGTGGAGCCCCGCGCGGTTGCAGCACTTGACGACGTTCTGTCCCGAGCTGACCGCGCCGGTCACGATGTGGACGCGGGCCTCGAGGCGCACGCCCGCCATGCCGACCGGCTCCTTGATGCCGTCCTGATCGTCGACGATGAACTCCTGGGGCAGGACGTGGAGCACCTCGCGGTCCGCGGGCAGCGCGACCGCCCGCGCCGCGTCGATGACACGCTCGATGTCGCCCGGCGCCACCTCGCGGTTCTTCACGGCGACGACGCCGTGGCTGTTGAAGCCCTTCAGGTGGCTGCCGGCCGCGCCCGCGATGACGCTGCGGATCTCGCAGCCCGCCATGAGCTCGGCCTCGTCGACCGCCCGCCGGATCGACTCCACCGTGGCCTCGATGTTGACGACCACGCCTTTCTTGAGGCCGCGCGAGACGGCCGTGCCGATCCCCGTGATCTCGACGCCACCCTCGGCGAGCTCGGCGACGATGACGCCGATCTTGTAGGTGCCGACGTCGAGCCCCACGACCAACGGATTGCGCTTCCGCATGCGTGCCATTGGGCCCTCTCAGGTCCTGGTCGGGCGCCGGCCCGCCGCCTTCCCGGGACGCGTGCGGACGATCACCTCGCCGTCGAAGAGCAGGGAGACGCCCGCCATGGCGGCCTCGCGTCCGTTCCACGCCGCCAGCACGGGCGGCAACAACGCCAGGCGGGAGCCGAAGCCCGCCCAGCCGACCTCGATCGGCACCGTCGGCCGGACGGGCAGGAGGACGAGCCCGCGCACCCGGTCGACGTGGATCTCCGAGACCGTCCCGACCCCGCCCGGGGCATGGGCCGCGGCGTGCAGGAGCGCGAGCGCCCGGCGGATCGCGCGCGGCCCGAACGACTCG encodes:
- the prfA gene encoding peptide chain release factor 1, whose product is MFERLADIERRYEELERLVSDPRVIANRREFAKLARERAQLEETVGCWRERQRVAREVAEHRELAHGKDEELRELARGELPGLEERLGELDATLKRLLVPRDPNDERNVVLEIRAGTGGEEASLFAAELFRMYSRYAERQGWRVEVLSSSPTGLGGFKEVIALVQGKGAYSRLKFEGGVHRVQRVPVTETQGRIHTSAVTVAVLPEAEDVEVDLADKELRIDVFRSSGPGGQSVNTTDSAVRVTHLPTGLVVTCQDEKSQHKNKAKALKILRARLLERARHEQQSEIAASRRAMVGSGDRSEKIRTYNFPQSRVTDHRASLTLHTLERVLDGELDAIIDALTTRQQAEALEAAG
- a CDS encoding lysophospholipase — encoded protein: MTGGMDGTFAGAGGVQIYYQRSAPAPRPPRGVVLIAHGYAEHLGRYREFVAHLTGRGFAAAAVDHRGHGRSGGPRGHCRTFAEFVADLRTLADLAEGWWPGVPRLLFGHSMGGLIAFLYLLRHPETMRAGALSAPAFRVPDAAPRSLQMIALSLGRVAPGVGLRSNLDERLLSRDPAVGAAYVADPLVHRRASAGFYRAVLAAQAVVRAEAARLSPPLLILQGDADRIVDPTAAAEVAAHLTCVHELVMLRGYYHELLNEPPAERAAVVEMLDAWFDRWIGEG
- a CDS encoding glycerol acyltransferase, whose amino-acid sequence is MRHLRVVRERRVRHAPAAPAGRLLGDRLGALEREIDAALAGHATPGRAGRQALEAALDELLAAYASLRRGLGADLVGATLLRTFYRLWWRVDTVGLERVPARGRVLLVVNRAGILLPYEALMVAVALAIDHPAGRMAWPLVDDWVVRLRLGSALGALRATPGVMRRLLERDEAVIVQPEGREACAKSRRRWYRLAGFGRAAFARVALETGAAIIPVAVVGTEESQPVLWRLDTVGRWLGLPTLPITPTFPWLGPAGLLPLPTKWTLHVGEPLDVAAQHPPEAARDPRTVLRVRDQVRERLQALVSEGVRRRRAIFLG
- the glpK gene encoding glycerol kinase GlpK, which gives rise to MPYVVAVDQGTTGSTVLVFDRLGRVVGRAYSEFTQHYPRPGWVEHDAEEIWQVTLRVLRQACRRAGARGRDVRALGITNQRETTVLWSRRTGRPVHRAIVWQDRRTAPLCEELRARGLEARVRQKTGLVLDPYFSGTKLRWLLENVARAAERAAEGELCFGTIDSWLVWKLSGGAVHATDPTNASRTLLYDIHARAWDGEMCTLLDVPTAVLPVVRPSSGEFGTTTADVLGAPIPIAGIAGDQQAALFGQGCVEPGMAKNTYGTGCFLLLNTGARPVASEHGLLTTVACDAAGAPAYALEGSVFIAGAAIQWLRDGLGLVKRAAESERLAKSVDSTLGVYLVPAFVGLGAPHWDAGARGALLGLTRGVTRAHVVRAALEALAYQTRDVADAMAADAGESLRALRVDGGAAANDFLMQFQADVLGVPVDRPRVVETTAMGAAFLAGLATGFWRSQADLSRARRIDRRFRPRMAPDARDALYQGWRDAVARVRSQPAPA
- the rpmE gene encoding 50S ribosomal protein L31, whose translation is MKEGIHPRYDKAKIVCACGNVIETRSTVPQIHVEICSACHPFFTGKQKLVDTAGRVERFQRKYGIKGTPGSQPA
- a CDS encoding chromosome partitioning protein gives rise to the protein MSNWTACKLTLRARRSYDRDVPARLPLAAQRLVIVTGKGGVGKSAVTAALARAAAGAGRRVLAVEVARGGLGPLLGGRPLGSAPVLVAPRLRATALEPEEALGDFVHGILRFRVLARRLLESTSFQVLAAAAPGLPELLVLHRLLGWVEERRLGRRAYDLVLVDAPASGHSLPLLAAPRTLGTLARFGPVAQVLTKIRALLTDRSQTLVCLVTTPDELAVRETIELHRELAGPLGLPVAPPIVNALPPRRFGAGDEAALARLEAADGEHPYLAAARYQLERRRRALRQVTALRRALHTSAVSLPFLFAGPEAPGGMARLAADLAAAAGLAA